In Rhabdothermincola sediminis, a single genomic region encodes these proteins:
- a CDS encoding DNA-3-methyladenine glycosylase — translation MALGVSDSGRLPGQRLPRSFYRDDSRQVAPALLNKLLVHDGRVARIVEVEAYAGAEDPGSHAYRGETRRNRTMFGPPGHLYVYFTYGMHWCANVVCGEEGTATAVLLRGAAPLEGLDAMYAARRRARRDEDLCSGPAKLCQALGLDGSYDGADLVTGDRGVTVLDDGTPPPEAPIVSTRIGLSAGAEHPWRWYVPGDPNVSRP, via the coding sequence ATGGCTCTCGGCGTGAGCGACTCCGGCCGCCTGCCAGGGCAGCGGCTCCCGCGGTCCTTCTACCGTGACGACAGCCGCCAGGTCGCCCCGGCACTGCTCAACAAGTTGCTGGTCCACGACGGGCGGGTGGCTCGCATCGTGGAGGTCGAGGCCTACGCGGGTGCGGAGGATCCGGGTAGCCATGCGTACCGGGGTGAGACCCGCCGGAACCGCACCATGTTCGGGCCACCCGGCCACCTGTACGTCTACTTCACCTACGGGATGCACTGGTGCGCGAACGTGGTCTGCGGGGAGGAGGGCACGGCGACCGCCGTGCTGCTGCGGGGCGCGGCGCCGCTCGAGGGTCTCGACGCCATGTACGCGGCGCGCCGGCGGGCCCGGCGGGACGAGGACCTCTGCAGCGGCCCCGCGAAGCTCTGCCAAGCCCTCGGTCTGGACGGCAGCTACGACGGTGCCGACCTGGTGACCGGCGACCGGGGAGTGACGGTGCTCGACGACGGCACCCCGCCACCGGAGGCACCGATCGTGAGCACCCGCATCGGGCTAAGCGCCGGCGCCGAGCATCCCTGGCGGTGGTACGTGCCCGGCGATCCGAACGTGTCGCGCCCTTGA